In Candidatus Roseilinea sp., one DNA window encodes the following:
- a CDS encoding iron ABC transporter: MNPVARLSSTSTGQAAPSGLTGATVATNAAESFPPLGIRRGVLLGLAVFAVAAFLLSLAVGSVPIPLDEVVRVLLGVQASKDTWQTIVLVFRLPKAITALLAGAALSVAGLQMQTLFRNPLADPFALGISSGASLGVALAVLGGAAASVSVFGRAAYLGDFGLVTAASLGAAAVFALVLAIARRVQSVITLLVLGLMISYLAGAVVSVLIYFSIPEQVSAYLNWTFGSFGGVTWQQMRAFAPTLLLGLAAALFTAKPLNALLLGENYAASMGINVRAARWWVTASASLLAGAVTAFCGPIGFIGIAVPHLCRALFGSSDHRVLLPAALMLGGGLALIFDLISQMPGARAALPLNVVTSAVGAPVVLWIVLRRQSFGRV; encoded by the coding sequence GTGAACCCTGTCGCGCGTCTCTCTTCCACATCTACCGGTCAGGCCGCTCCCAGCGGTCTGACCGGTGCGACCGTTGCAACCAACGCAGCTGAGTCCTTCCCGCCCCTCGGCATACGGCGCGGCGTGCTGCTCGGGCTGGCCGTCTTCGCCGTAGCCGCCTTCCTGCTCTCGCTGGCCGTCGGCAGCGTGCCCATCCCGTTGGACGAAGTGGTGCGCGTGCTGCTTGGCGTGCAGGCGAGCAAGGACACCTGGCAGACCATCGTGCTCGTCTTCCGGCTGCCCAAAGCCATCACGGCGCTGCTGGCCGGCGCGGCATTGAGCGTGGCCGGCCTACAGATGCAGACGCTGTTCCGCAACCCGCTGGCCGACCCGTTCGCGCTCGGCATCAGCAGCGGCGCCAGCCTGGGCGTGGCGCTGGCGGTGTTGGGCGGCGCGGCGGCGAGCGTGAGCGTGTTCGGCCGCGCCGCCTACTTGGGTGATTTCGGGCTGGTGACCGCGGCCTCGCTCGGCGCGGCGGCCGTCTTCGCGCTCGTGCTGGCCATTGCCCGTCGCGTGCAGAGCGTGATCACGCTGCTGGTGCTGGGCTTGATGATCAGCTACCTGGCCGGCGCGGTAGTGAGCGTGCTGATCTACTTCAGCATCCCCGAGCAGGTCAGCGCCTACCTCAACTGGACCTTCGGCAGCTTCGGCGGGGTCACCTGGCAGCAGATGCGCGCTTTCGCGCCGACGCTGCTGCTGGGGCTGGCGGCGGCGCTGTTTACGGCTAAGCCGCTGAACGCGCTGCTGCTGGGCGAAAACTACGCGGCCAGCATGGGGATCAACGTGCGCGCAGCGCGCTGGTGGGTGACGGCCAGCGCCTCGCTGCTCGCCGGCGCGGTGACGGCGTTCTGTGGCCCTATCGGCTTCATCGGGATCGCCGTGCCGCACCTGTGCCGCGCCCTCTTTGGCAGCAGCGACCATCGCGTGTTGCTGCCGGCCGCGCTGATGCTAGGCGGCGGGCTGGCGCTGATCTTCGACCTGATCAGCCAGATGCCCGGCGCGCGCGCGGCGTTGCCGCTCAACGTCGTCACGTCCGCCGTGGGTGCGCCGGTGGTGCTGTGGATCGTCCTGCGCCGCCAGAGCTTCGGGCGGGTGTGA
- a CDS encoding ABC transporter substrate-binding protein, translating into MSRTNKTNRSFYRLFATTLMAAALTACAVPTPVPTVAPAQPQAPAPPTPTAAPEPTATPEPQPTATAAPVIEAPATNLTDGCIETFSPDVDYFPEKVTLEDATGFTVEYFKHYKVVTVLNPWRGAEQQFRYVIVQCGAPAPTDVGDALVIEAPAQDVIAMSTTHLPHLEKLDLLDRLLGLDSFLYVNNPKVRALIEAGALMEIGSGAQVDVEKTIAAQPDLVMTYGSGDPQYDAHPKLLEAKIPTVINAEYMEETPLGRAEWIKFTALFFNKEAQAQEAYAATQQRYRAIAEKVKAATTRPVVIPNMAMQDKWIVPGGASYVAQLIRDAGGAYPFADDQSAGSLFLTFEEVYDKAVSADVWLLGSFERYDTIQAILAAEPRYAEMAAVKNGNVWNNDKRVNENGGNDYWETGVGNPDILLADLAKILHPDLMADHEFVFWRKLESK; encoded by the coding sequence ATGTCACGCACCAACAAGACAAACCGATCTTTCTATCGCCTATTCGCCACAACCCTAATGGCCGCGGCGTTGACCGCTTGTGCTGTGCCGACGCCGGTGCCGACCGTCGCTCCTGCTCAACCGCAGGCGCCGGCCCCGCCTACGCCTACGGCCGCACCTGAGCCGACCGCCACGCCAGAACCTCAACCTACCGCTACGGCTGCGCCGGTCATAGAAGCGCCGGCCACCAACCTCACCGACGGCTGCATCGAGACCTTCAGCCCGGACGTTGACTACTTCCCGGAGAAGGTTACCCTCGAAGATGCCACCGGCTTCACGGTGGAGTACTTCAAGCACTACAAAGTCGTCACCGTGCTCAACCCCTGGCGTGGGGCGGAGCAGCAGTTCAGGTACGTCATCGTGCAGTGCGGCGCGCCGGCCCCGACCGACGTGGGCGACGCCCTAGTGATCGAAGCGCCGGCCCAGGACGTGATCGCCATGAGCACCACGCACCTGCCGCACCTGGAGAAGCTCGACCTGCTCGACCGTTTGCTTGGGCTGGACAGCTTTCTGTACGTGAACAACCCCAAGGTGCGCGCGCTGATCGAGGCCGGCGCGCTGATGGAGATCGGCAGCGGCGCACAGGTTGACGTCGAGAAGACTATCGCCGCCCAGCCCGACCTGGTGATGACCTACGGCTCGGGCGACCCGCAGTACGACGCTCACCCCAAGCTGCTGGAGGCCAAAATCCCCACCGTGATCAACGCCGAATATATGGAGGAAACCCCTCTGGGCCGCGCCGAGTGGATCAAATTCACCGCGCTGTTCTTCAACAAAGAGGCGCAAGCGCAGGAAGCGTATGCCGCGACCCAGCAGCGCTACCGGGCGATCGCCGAGAAGGTGAAGGCAGCCACAACCCGGCCGGTCGTGATTCCCAACATGGCGATGCAAGATAAATGGATCGTGCCGGGCGGCGCCAGCTATGTCGCGCAGCTCATCCGCGATGCCGGCGGTGCTTATCCCTTCGCCGACGATCAGAGCGCCGGCAGCTTGTTTCTGACCTTCGAGGAGGTCTATGACAAAGCTGTCTCGGCCGACGTTTGGCTGTTGGGTAGCTTCGAGCGCTATGACACCATCCAAGCGATCCTGGCGGCCGAGCCGCGCTACGCCGAGATGGCCGCTGTCAAGAACGGCAACGTTTGGAATAACGACAAGCGCGTGAACGAGAACGGCGGCAACGACTACTGGGAGACCGGCGTCGGCAACCCCGACATCCTGCTGGCCGACCTCGCCAAAATCCTGCACCCAGACCTGATGGCCGATCACGAGTTCGTGTTCTGGCGCAAGCTCGAGTCGAAGTGA
- a CDS encoding glycosyl transferase, with product MSYDDYQRWKTTPIEEPPTLSVVIPAYNEEARIVPTIGAIVSHVSSMGIPWELIVSDDGSKDRTVQIVEELGFANLRVLRAQRNEGKGSAVRRGMLAARGKIVLFDDADNSTPIEEIGKLLEKIREGYDIAIGSRAARGAEEANKTPLRRAMSNGLRWIVTHLFSANARDTQCGFKMFTHEAAQRLFRAQTISGFSFDLEILYLANKFGYRIAEVPIAWVDAPGSKLDPIKEARRFLRDLIKIKLNDLKGVYANA from the coding sequence ATGTCCTACGACGATTATCAGCGCTGGAAGACAACACCTATCGAGGAGCCGCCTACTCTGTCTGTTGTGATCCCGGCCTACAACGAGGAAGCACGCATCGTTCCCACTATCGGCGCTATCGTCTCGCACGTCTCGAGCATGGGCATCCCGTGGGAGTTGATCGTCTCCGATGACGGCTCGAAGGATCGCACGGTTCAGATTGTCGAAGAACTGGGATTCGCCAACCTGCGAGTTTTGCGGGCACAAAGAAATGAGGGCAAGGGCAGCGCCGTCCGCCGTGGCATGTTAGCAGCGCGCGGCAAAATCGTGCTCTTCGATGATGCCGACAATAGCACGCCCATCGAAGAGATCGGCAAACTCCTAGAGAAGATTCGTGAGGGATACGACATTGCAATCGGCTCACGCGCAGCTCGAGGTGCCGAGGAAGCAAACAAAACCCCGCTGCGTCGCGCCATGAGTAACGGCCTACGCTGGATCGTCACTCACCTCTTCTCCGCCAACGCCCGCGACACACAATGCGGCTTCAAGATGTTCACTCACGAAGCAGCGCAACGTCTCTTTCGCGCTCAGACCATCAGCGGATTTTCCTTCGATCTGGAGATTCTCTACCTGGCGAACAAATTCGGTTATCGCATCGCTGAGGTGCCCATCGCGTGGGTAGATGCGCCCGGTTCAAAACTCGACCCGATCAAAGAAGCCCGGCGCTTTCTGCGAGACCTGATCAAGATCAAACTGAACGATTTGAAAGGCGTCTATGCTAATGCCTAA
- a CDS encoding glycosyl transferase family 1 has translation MLMPKLRLAVVTTHPPGKGSLNEYAYHFVRFLRQKEEIGEIILLPDQLPPDQTYCFEARPGLAPVSVIPCWSFGAHDNAWRIRAAVRQANPDAVLFNIQFASFGSSKVSATLGLTAPYWVKRTGYPTLVLLHNIMETTNLRSAGFSRNPFIESFIRFFGTQVTRLLLTADLVAVTIPKYVEILEAKYKATNVVLAPHGAFEDTPQPSFDLPPGPIKILAFGKFGTYKRVETLIEAFKLLQDGSRPPLELVIAGTNSPNAPGYLESVRQRYADIPNIRYTGYVAEQDIPRIFSEAAVVVFPYNSTTGSSGVLHQSGDYGKAVVLPYIGDLAEVIAEEGYSGEFFAPGDAHSLAAAIARVIDNPARRRELGRQNWIASRGLPIAEVVDWYLLHLEILIKQRQGDAARRLPAT, from the coding sequence ATGCTAATGCCTAAGCTTCGTCTAGCCGTCGTGACTACCCACCCACCGGGCAAAGGCTCGCTCAACGAATACGCCTATCACTTCGTGCGATTCCTGCGCCAAAAGGAGGAGATCGGCGAGATCATCTTGCTCCCTGATCAGCTCCCACCTGATCAGACTTATTGCTTTGAGGCGCGCCCCGGCCTTGCGCCGGTAAGTGTTATTCCTTGCTGGTCTTTTGGAGCTCACGACAACGCCTGGCGCATTCGTGCCGCCGTGCGCCAGGCCAATCCCGATGCTGTGCTGTTCAATATTCAATTCGCCAGTTTCGGCAGCAGCAAAGTCTCGGCCACACTCGGTTTGACTGCGCCTTACTGGGTCAAACGCACAGGTTATCCAACCCTCGTGCTTCTACACAACATCATGGAGACGACCAACCTGCGTAGCGCCGGCTTTTCGCGTAATCCGTTCATTGAGTCGTTCATCCGTTTTTTTGGCACCCAGGTGACACGTCTGCTGTTAACAGCAGACCTAGTGGCAGTAACAATCCCCAAGTACGTCGAGATTTTGGAGGCCAAATACAAAGCTACCAATGTTGTACTGGCCCCACATGGCGCGTTTGAGGATACACCTCAACCCTCCTTCGACCTTCCCCCTGGTCCTATAAAGATCTTGGCTTTCGGCAAGTTCGGCACCTACAAAAGGGTAGAGACGTTGATCGAGGCGTTTAAGCTGCTTCAAGATGGTAGCCGGCCGCCGCTAGAACTCGTGATCGCCGGGACGAATAGCCCAAACGCGCCTGGCTATCTAGAGAGCGTGCGCCAGCGCTACGCCGACATCCCCAACATCCGCTACACCGGTTACGTGGCCGAGCAAGATATCCCTCGTATCTTCAGCGAGGCTGCGGTGGTCGTCTTCCCATACAACAGCACCACCGGCAGCTCCGGTGTATTGCATCAATCCGGGGACTACGGCAAGGCCGTGGTCTTGCCTTACATCGGTGACCTCGCCGAAGTCATCGCCGAGGAAGGCTACAGCGGTGAGTTCTTCGCGCCCGGTGATGCCCACAGCCTGGCCGCTGCCATCGCCCGCGTCATTGACAACCCTGCTCGTCGCCGTGAGCTAGGCCGGCAAAACTGGATTGCCTCGCGCGGCCTGCCTATCGCCGAAGTTGTGGACTGGTACTTGCTCCATTTGGAGATCTTGATCAAGCAGCGGCAAGGAGATGCAGCCCGACGCTTACCTGCCACCTAA
- a CDS encoding anti-sigma factor antagonist: MQISLQQIALTPKTEHVAAVIGLSGRFDAHEVPRVRQALMQAADCTKGHVIVDLGGVNFIDSSGLACLVQGMKYCRECGADQVLCNLQQPVRIIFELTRLDRAFRIARSVDEATTALAA; this comes from the coding sequence ATGCAAATCAGCCTACAGCAAATCGCGCTCACACCTAAGACTGAACACGTAGCTGCAGTCATCGGCTTGTCAGGACGCTTCGATGCGCATGAAGTGCCACGGGTGCGCCAGGCCTTGATGCAAGCTGCGGATTGCACGAAGGGTCACGTCATTGTGGACTTGGGCGGAGTCAACTTCATAGATTCCAGCGGTCTCGCCTGCCTGGTACAAGGCATGAAATATTGTCGAGAGTGCGGTGCTGATCAGGTTCTTTGCAACCTGCAACAACCGGTGCGCATCATCTTCGAGCTGACCCGGCTGGATCGCGCTTTTAGGATCGCCCGATCGGTTGACGAGGCCACAACGGCTCTCGCTGCCTAA
- a CDS encoding stage II sporulation protein E yields the protein MAPITDDTGTWLGELRVSGVQGDAALARLQADAAMLASLTVLEGEVENLAEALAETEDQLLALYELNKADSARLDIDRLLHRLVQQAVRLVKAHAAFVVLATPAKVVRSPGLAVPEPCLIELFERVRQTGSEILLCSTELSIGSMNGKGNLFVIPLPLRERREIVAAFGLWLNRPASALSPDLKLVRSIAEQAGSQLEIALLHEQLVAQARLQTEMELAHTVQLGLLPQQSPTIAGLDVYGALRPAFQVGGDFFDYIISDETTGQPFTFVVGDVSGKGLSAALLMAMTRTNLRNSALRAASSTPATILAQTNENLYDDFTKVGMMATVCIGQYDPARRRLTIANAGHSPVILRSSGNSARLLDADGPPIGVLPFSLWRDESIPFQPGDVLVVATDGLNEERNNKSELFGIDRLLCQVDLLSTNSSKDIAHGLLAAVAQFNGDDAQDDDQTVVVLKACG from the coding sequence ATGGCACCAATCACCGACGATACGGGCACCTGGCTGGGAGAGCTGCGAGTCAGTGGCGTGCAAGGCGATGCCGCACTGGCGCGCCTGCAAGCGGATGCAGCGATGCTGGCTTCGCTCACCGTCTTAGAGGGCGAGGTCGAGAACCTGGCCGAAGCGCTGGCCGAGACCGAGGATCAATTGCTGGCGTTGTATGAGTTGAACAAGGCGGATTCTGCCCGGTTGGATATTGACCGGCTGCTTCATCGCCTGGTGCAGCAAGCCGTACGTCTGGTCAAGGCCCACGCTGCCTTTGTTGTGCTGGCGACGCCGGCCAAGGTTGTGCGTTCTCCCGGTTTAGCCGTGCCCGAACCGTGTCTGATCGAGCTATTTGAACGCGTGCGACAAACCGGCAGCGAGATCCTGCTATGCAGCACAGAACTCTCGATCGGGTCTATGAATGGCAAAGGCAATCTCTTCGTCATCCCCCTGCCTCTCCGCGAACGCCGTGAGATCGTCGCTGCATTCGGACTTTGGCTGAACCGGCCGGCGTCTGCGTTGTCGCCCGATCTGAAACTGGTGCGCTCGATCGCCGAACAAGCTGGGTCACAACTTGAGATCGCGTTGTTGCACGAGCAGCTCGTTGCCCAAGCCCGTCTGCAAACCGAGATGGAGCTAGCGCATACAGTACAACTTGGCCTGCTGCCACAACAATCACCGACCATCGCCGGTCTGGACGTCTATGGCGCTTTGCGGCCTGCGTTCCAGGTGGGCGGTGATTTCTTTGACTACATCATCTCTGACGAGACGACCGGCCAACCGTTTACGTTTGTCGTCGGCGATGTCTCGGGCAAGGGGCTCTCTGCTGCCCTGTTGATGGCCATGACGCGAACGAACCTGCGGAACAGTGCACTGCGCGCCGCCAGCAGTACGCCGGCTACGATCCTCGCTCAAACCAACGAGAATTTATACGATGACTTCACCAAAGTGGGCATGATGGCAACCGTGTGTATTGGCCAGTACGATCCGGCAAGGAGAAGACTTACCATCGCCAACGCCGGGCACTCACCGGTCATTCTTCGTTCTAGTGGCAACTCAGCGCGCTTGCTGGATGCTGATGGCCCCCCTATCGGTGTCCTGCCCTTTTCGCTTTGGCGGGATGAGAGCATTCCCTTCCAACCCGGCGATGTCCTGGTGGTGGCAACCGATGGCCTCAATGAAGAACGAAACAACAAGAGCGAACTTTTTGGCATAGACCGTCTGCTCTGTCAGGTAGATCTGCTGTCAACAAATTCGTCCAAAGATATCGCTCATGGATTGCTCGCTGCGGTAGCTCAGTTCAACGGCGATGATGCTCAGGATGACGACCAGACCGTGGTCGTGTTGAAAGCATGCGGATGA
- a CDS encoding RsbW protein, translating into MHTERVVAFVAPATFATVRAIDTAISDLLSRAGADEFNVYNVQLAAHEICTNIVRHAYAGQDDGAIAVLLRVSQTPRLSIQIELRDQGQPFDPDSTPRPDLDQPQEAGYGLFLARALLDELHYHRDEQGNLWRLFKQL; encoded by the coding sequence GTGCACACTGAAAGAGTCGTCGCATTCGTTGCGCCTGCGACCTTCGCCACCGTACGGGCGATTGATACTGCGATCAGCGATTTGCTGAGCCGGGCAGGTGCTGACGAATTCAACGTCTACAACGTGCAGCTAGCCGCACATGAAATTTGCACGAACATCGTCAGACACGCCTACGCCGGACAGGATGACGGTGCGATCGCCGTTCTGCTCCGTGTGTCCCAGACGCCGCGCCTATCCATCCAGATCGAACTACGTGACCAGGGACAGCCATTTGATCCGGACTCGACGCCTAGGCCCGATCTCGATCAACCCCAGGAAGCAGGTTACGGCCTCTTCCTTGCCAGAGCGCTTCTGGACGAGTTGCATTACCACCGCGACGAACAAGGCAATCTCTGGAGACTATTCAAGCAACTTTGA
- a CDS encoding anti-sigma factor antagonist, with translation MNLTMCEHVLRVAIVAPQERIDIVNASELRQQLLQLFDSGMINFVIDLSEVPFMDSSGMAVLVSILKRARQAGGDVKLVWPRIKAARRILHLTKFDRVFDIADTAEAALALF, from the coding sequence ATGAATCTCACGATGTGCGAACATGTGCTGCGTGTGGCAATCGTTGCTCCACAAGAGCGCATTGACATTGTCAACGCCTCCGAGTTGCGTCAGCAGCTCCTGCAATTGTTCGACAGCGGCATGATCAACTTTGTCATTGACCTTTCCGAAGTGCCCTTTATGGATTCTTCTGGGATGGCGGTGTTGGTCAGCATTCTCAAGCGCGCGCGCCAGGCAGGAGGTGATGTCAAGCTGGTGTGGCCGCGCATCAAGGCCGCCCGACGCATTCTTCACCTAACCAAATTCGATCGCGTCTTTGACATTGCTGATACGGCCGAGGCCGCACTCGCGCTCTTCTAA
- a CDS encoding response regulator, producing the protein MATILVVEDHLVTQLVLSKRLRNSGYTVVTASSGREALAYLAQSPVDLIISDISMPEIDGLNLLRCMRVDESLRDVPVIILTNSVLDQHRLEASAAGADGFLEKPVSSWELEATVKRLLSRKHAHDSRGLSANSHQERTGAL; encoded by the coding sequence ATGGCGACCATTCTTGTTGTGGAAGATCACCTGGTCACCCAGTTAGTACTTAGCAAGCGGCTGCGCAACAGCGGATACACAGTGGTCACCGCCAGCAGTGGCCGAGAAGCTCTGGCGTATCTGGCCCAATCCCCGGTGGACTTGATTATCTCCGACATCTCTATGCCGGAGATAGACGGGCTGAACCTCCTGCGCTGCATGCGTGTAGATGAGTCGTTGCGTGATGTGCCGGTGATTATCTTGACCAACAGCGTTCTCGATCAGCACCGCCTCGAAGCCAGCGCTGCAGGAGCCGATGGCTTTCTCGAGAAGCCTGTCAGCTCCTGGGAGCTTGAGGCAACCGTAAAGCGCCTTCTATCCAGAAAGCACGCCCATGACTCAAGAGGATTATCTGCGAATTCGCATCAAGAGCGCACCGGAGCACTCTGA
- a CDS encoding membrane protein: protein MSSAPSNPLTSALFMGRRQMERGLTTLAELLARLDWLVQPLLAFAVSRIALFAAGIVGDVLLPTKEGHWVADPSSSFLSLWAKWDSQWYVQIARDGYWFQPLRQSNVAFFPLYPLTMRLLAPLTGNNLVLAGFLISNLAFVIALIFLYRLAELELADREAARRTIFYLALFPTAFFFSAVYTESLFLSLAVATAYFARRQHWVAAAITGMMASITRNLGVVLWALVMWEWLRQHEWSLRGMLHRQTWSLLFRNVKAHWSELFIIAAIPLGLLLYMAFLKINFDRPLAFIEVQATWGRQNVGPGAVIARELSALADFQLNRGSLIRVLNFSVVLAMLAMTPFIWRRLGEGYAIYTLLLILVPLTSSVASMLRYVLPLFPAFIVLGWWGRQTILDRILLACFAVGLGLLTTVFANWYFVA from the coding sequence ATGAGCAGTGCACCCAGCAATCCACTCACTTCTGCGCTCTTCATGGGTCGGCGCCAAATGGAGCGCGGCTTGACAACCCTTGCCGAATTGCTTGCGCGGCTCGACTGGCTGGTGCAACCACTCCTTGCATTCGCTGTCTCGCGCATAGCGCTCTTCGCCGCTGGCATTGTGGGCGACGTGCTTCTCCCCACCAAAGAGGGCCACTGGGTCGCCGATCCGAGCAGCTCCTTCCTCAGCCTCTGGGCGAAGTGGGACAGCCAGTGGTATGTGCAAATCGCACGCGATGGCTATTGGTTTCAACCTTTGCGTCAAAGCAACGTCGCTTTCTTCCCTCTGTATCCCCTCACGATGCGTCTGCTAGCGCCCCTCACCGGTAACAACTTGGTGCTAGCCGGATTCTTGATCAGCAATTTGGCTTTCGTGATAGCGTTGATATTCCTCTATCGCTTGGCCGAACTGGAACTGGCCGATCGGGAGGCTGCCCGCCGGACGATCTTCTACCTGGCACTTTTCCCCACGGCGTTTTTCTTCAGCGCGGTCTATACCGAAAGCCTATTTCTATCGCTTGCTGTGGCGACCGCGTATTTCGCTCGCCGGCAGCATTGGGTAGCGGCGGCGATCACCGGCATGATGGCCTCGATCACCCGTAACCTGGGTGTCGTGCTCTGGGCGCTGGTGATGTGGGAGTGGCTTCGCCAGCATGAATGGAGTCTCCGGGGCATGCTGCACCGCCAGACTTGGTCTCTGCTGTTTAGGAATGTCAAAGCGCATTGGTCGGAACTGTTCATCATCGCTGCTATCCCGCTGGGTCTGCTGCTTTACATGGCTTTCCTCAAAATCAACTTTGACCGACCGTTGGCTTTCATCGAAGTCCAGGCCACCTGGGGCCGGCAAAACGTCGGGCCCGGCGCTGTCATCGCTCGTGAGTTGAGCGCACTGGCCGATTTTCAGCTCAACCGAGGCAGCTTGATCCGCGTACTCAACTTCAGCGTGGTGCTGGCGATGCTGGCTATGACGCCTTTCATCTGGCGACGGCTGGGCGAAGGCTATGCCATCTACACCCTACTGCTCATTCTCGTGCCCCTGACGAGCTCGGTCGCCAGCATGCTGCGCTACGTGCTGCCTCTCTTCCCTGCATTCATCGTACTGGGCTGGTGGGGACGGCAGACGATCCTGGATCGGATCTTGCTGGCCTGCTTCGCTGTTGGTCTTGGCCTACTGACTACGGTTTTCGCGAATTGGTACTTTGTCGCTTGA
- a CDS encoding adenine phosphoribosyltransferase, producing MNDNEFYPVNVAGVERRLRLMEVAPGVKIAVLNILGDTELVQAAARSLAARLPSGVDYLVTAEAKSIPLAHALSVESGLPYIVLRKSHKPYMGDALSAETLSITTNKPQTLFLDEKDREAIKGKKVVLVDDVISTGSTLQGMRLIMQKAGAEVVAEAAIFTEGDRARWNNVIALGHLPIFTSDTNA from the coding sequence ATGAACGACAACGAGTTTTATCCCGTGAACGTTGCCGGCGTGGAGCGCCGCTTGCGGCTGATGGAGGTCGCGCCCGGCGTGAAGATCGCTGTGCTCAACATTCTAGGCGACACCGAGCTGGTGCAGGCCGCGGCGCGCTCGCTGGCGGCCCGGTTGCCTTCCGGCGTAGACTATCTGGTCACCGCCGAGGCGAAGAGCATCCCGCTGGCGCACGCGCTATCGGTCGAATCCGGCCTGCCATATATCGTGCTACGCAAATCGCACAAGCCCTACATGGGCGATGCGCTCTCTGCCGAGACGCTCTCCATCACCACGAACAAGCCGCAGACTTTGTTCCTGGATGAGAAGGATCGCGAGGCGATCAAGGGCAAGAAAGTCGTGCTGGTGGACGACGTGATCAGCACGGGCAGCACACTCCAAGGCATGCGGCTGATCATGCAGAAGGCCGGCGCAGAAGTGGTCGCCGAAGCGGCGATCTTCACCGAGGGCGACCGCGCCCGCTGGAACAACGTGATCGCGCTCGGCCATCTGCCGATCTTCACCAGCGACACGAATGCGTGA